One window of Vespula pensylvanica isolate Volc-1 chromosome 15, ASM1446617v1, whole genome shotgun sequence genomic DNA carries:
- the LOC122634621 gene encoding forkhead box protein D3-like yields METHCAMMMSNLSCDGCADSSSRDSDSSSMIVDPVSLDKNDISPPQSSSSPLISSSPVPTMTSTTANSLRCRGSANRMTKKMPYSRMPVTSVALSSKSTSQQKTSTAGQQSSGYGNEKMSSSLIKPPYSYIALITMAILQSPQKKLTLSGICEFIMSRFPYYHDKFPAWQNSIRHNLSLNDCFIKIPREPGNPGKGNYWTLDPLAEDMFDNGSFLRRRKRYKRPPPHYVLRDRAIMATFAICGDRGPCAGGGAGHPGTLAYPGAAYLSPPPGLPLLDFSPSTLEALKLGAFLEPPAPLYKPVPITAPPIRQLEPTPTRTTTTIPMINAQTSVEKKRNFSIDALIGKQTVSDQGCTGLLDLSASEHREIRSQASAFSPLV; encoded by the coding sequence ATGGAAACCCATTGTGCGATGATGATGTCGAATCTGTCGTGCGACGGGTGTGCTGACAGCAGTAGCCGGGATTCTGACAGCAGTAGCATGATCGTAGATCCGGTTAGTCTCGATAAGAATGACATATCACCGCCGCAGTCGTCATCCAGTCCATTGATTTCCAGTTCGCCGGTTCCAACGATGACATCGACGACGGCGAATTCGTTAAGGTGTCGTGGTAGTGCGAATAGAATGACGAAAAAGATGCCATACTCGAGGATGCCGGTAACTTCGGTGGCGTTGTCCTCGAAATCAACCAGTCAACAGAAAACATCAACGGCGGGTCAACAGTCTTCCGGTTATGGAAACGAGAAGATGTCTTCGTCTTTGATAAAACCACCTTATTCTTACATAGCCCTGATCACCATGGCCATTCTACAATCACCGCAAAAGAAACTTACGCTAAGTGGCATATGTGAATTTATAATGTCACGATTTCCATATTATCACGACAAATTTCCAGCCTGGCAAAATTCTATCAGGCATAATCTCAGCTTGAACGATTGTTTCATAAAGATACCGAGAGAGCCCGGTAATCCGGGTAAAGGAAATTATTGGACATTGGACCCACTTGCCGAGGATATGTTTGACAACGGTAGCTTCTTGCGacgtagaaagagatacaAGAGGCCACCGCCTCATTACGTTCTTCGCGATAGGGCTATCATGGCCACCTTTGCCATTTGCGGTGATCGTGGACCTTGTGCAGGTGGTGGAGCAGGACATCCTGGTACATTGGCTTATCCCGGCGCTGCGTATCTTTCGCCGCCACCTGGCCTACCACTTTTGGACTTTTCTCCGTCTACGTTGGAAGCTCTCAAATTAGGTGCTTTCCTCGAGCCACCGGCACCGCTATACAAACCCGTACCTATTACCGCACCACCCATCAGACAACTCGAACCAACACCGACTaggacaacaacgacgatacCAATGATCAACGCACAGACCAgcgtagagaagaaaagaaactttagtATCGATGCTCTCATCGGCAAGCAAACGGTCAGCGATCAAGGTTGCACCGGTCTTCTCGATCTTAGTGCGTCGGAGCACAGAGAGATAAGAAGTCAAGCGTCCGCGTTCTCGCCTCTTGTTTAG